A section of the Alkalihalobacillus sp. LMS39 genome encodes:
- a CDS encoding GNAT family N-acetyltransferase translates to MKFMPMKKEEAEKISLWQYDEPYTVYSMDGSKETIEELVSGYYYSYVNEDGELIGYCCYGQAAHVPGGYAIGLYYDFEKVDIGIGLHPKLTSCGQGTTFMKEVLAFFQKKFPKKDFRLVVAAWNQRAITVYERVGFKQGVTFFSPLQGEDVKFLVMTKQV, encoded by the coding sequence ATGAAATTTATGCCGATGAAAAAAGAGGAAGCTGAGAAAATTTCTCTTTGGCAATATGATGAACCTTATACGGTATATAGTATGGATGGATCTAAGGAAACGATAGAGGAGTTAGTAAGCGGATATTATTATAGCTATGTTAACGAGGACGGAGAATTGATTGGCTATTGCTGTTATGGACAAGCCGCACATGTCCCTGGTGGCTACGCAATCGGATTATATTATGATTTTGAAAAAGTGGATATAGGCATTGGCTTACATCCTAAACTCACAAGTTGTGGACAAGGAACAACGTTTATGAAGGAAGTGTTAGCATTCTTCCAAAAAAAGTTTCCCAAAAAGGACTTTCGTTTAGTTGTGGCTGCCTGGAATCAAAGAGCAATTACGGTTTATGAACGAGTAGGTTTTAAACAAGGTGTTACATTTTTTTCACCGTTACAAGGAGAAGATGTCAAATTTTTAGTTATGACCAAACAAGTCTAA
- a CDS encoding oxidoreductase, with translation MNSALIVGATGLIGNELLHYMIKQDVYEQITILVRRPLQIKNKKVNEMVVDFDKLEQYNTSFAVDDVYCCLGTTIKKAKSKQQMEKIDVDYPVKVAELAKQQGATQFIVISAIGADPSSNVFYSRLKGTLEQKLASVQFNRLLIFRPSLLLGERKEFRFGEATAAFFAPVFSFFCMGKLRKYKPVEGRTVAVAMFQKAQKKEHGTFIYEWDEIVRHQ, from the coding sequence ATGAATTCGGCATTAATCGTAGGAGCTACTGGACTAATCGGAAATGAACTCCTTCATTATATGATAAAACAGGACGTGTATGAACAGATTACGATTCTTGTTCGTCGACCATTACAAATAAAAAATAAAAAGGTAAACGAAATGGTTGTTGACTTTGATAAATTAGAGCAATATAACACTTCTTTTGCCGTTGATGATGTATATTGTTGTTTAGGTACAACGATAAAGAAAGCAAAATCAAAACAACAAATGGAAAAAATTGATGTGGACTATCCTGTGAAAGTTGCTGAATTGGCCAAACAACAAGGGGCGACTCAATTTATTGTCATTAGTGCGATTGGGGCAGATCCATCATCCAACGTTTTTTATTCGCGCTTAAAAGGAACACTAGAGCAAAAGTTAGCATCCGTACAGTTCAATCGACTTCTTATCTTTAGGCCGTCATTGTTGTTAGGTGAACGTAAAGAATTTCGCTTTGGTGAAGCTACGGCAGCGTTTTTTGCGCCTGTCTTTTCGTTTTTTTGTATGGGCAAACTAAGAAAGTATAAGCCAGTAGAAGGGAGAACGGTCGCGGTTGCGATGTTTCAAAAAGCACAAAAGAAAGAACACGGTACTTTCATTTATGAATGGGATGAAATCGTGCGTCATCAGTAG
- a CDS encoding metal-dependent hydrolase: MDTVTHTLFGLTTYGAINKDKMDKPLRRSLLFSALVGSQIPDIDVVANLTETGRIMEQMWHRGLTHSYFMVPIWAVLIYLVCYMIWQRKDPIIFYLAFINVTIHNTSDALNAWGTGLFEPFFSTRVTLGVIPIVDLMIWFIMLLGFLIIKVKKEIPRFKVWRIVWVFICIHVSLQLVQGLVIQDQAQEQYEKVAISADFIPGSFTVLGKQEETVTIYKQRLGQEKKKVTVLSSNPEADLDLLYRENPKAEVLNEWSPFVVVFEDETTIGIFDPRFYRNGSSFLTESIHK, encoded by the coding sequence ATGGATACTGTTACACACACATTATTTGGTTTAACTACATATGGGGCAATTAACAAAGATAAAATGGATAAACCATTAAGGCGCTCATTGCTTTTTTCGGCTTTAGTGGGAAGTCAAATTCCAGATATTGATGTTGTTGCAAACCTGACAGAAACTGGACGGATAATGGAGCAAATGTGGCATCGCGGATTGACGCATTCTTATTTTATGGTTCCGATTTGGGCGGTCCTCATTTATCTCGTTTGTTATATGATTTGGCAACGAAAAGATCCGATTATTTTTTATCTAGCCTTCATTAATGTGACGATACATAATACATCGGATGCATTAAATGCGTGGGGGACAGGATTGTTTGAGCCTTTTTTTTCAACACGAGTTACGCTTGGAGTCATTCCAATTGTTGATTTGATGATATGGTTTATTATGCTTCTAGGTTTTTTAATCATAAAAGTGAAAAAAGAGATTCCGAGGTTTAAAGTATGGAGAATCGTTTGGGTATTCATTTGCATTCATGTGTCACTCCAGCTTGTTCAAGGACTAGTCATTCAAGACCAAGCTCAAGAACAGTATGAGAAAGTAGCCATTTCTGCAGACTTTATCCCTGGGAGTTTTACCGTGCTTGGAAAGCAAGAAGAAACAGTTACAATTTACAAGCAACGTCTAGGACAAGAGAAAAAGAAAGTGACCGTACTTTCTTCAAATCCTGAAGCGGATTTGGACCTATTGTATCGTGAGAATCCGAAAGCAGAAGTGTTAAATGAATGGTCGCCATTTGTTGTTGTATTTGAAGATGAAACGACAATCGGGATATTCGATCCTAGATTTTATCGCAATGGAAGCTCTTTTTTAACGGAGTCTATTCATAAATAA
- a CDS encoding alpha/beta-type small acid-soluble spore protein: MVGRRNRLLVPEAKEQVDKLKQRVMEKQGYQVSNEEDIKYEIAKAENIPLQKGYNGTLTSKQAGQIGGKIGGSMVKEMIAMAQNQMSKNK; this comes from the coding sequence GTGGTGGGAAGAAGAAACAGATTGCTTGTACCTGAAGCGAAAGAGCAAGTTGATAAATTAAAACAACGAGTGATGGAAAAACAAGGGTATCAAGTGTCAAACGAAGAAGATATTAAATATGAAATTGCGAAGGCTGAAAACATCCCGCTACAAAAAGGATATAATGGAACATTAACATCGAAACAAGCAGGTCAAATTGGTGGGAAAATAGGTGGTAGTATGGTAAAAGAAATGATTGCGATGGCTCAAAATCAAATGAGTAAGAATAAATAA
- a CDS encoding small multi-drug export protein — protein MEWFEEISDVFIELFQFLPGEMIVMFISALPLLEVRGGLSAGALLEFSFEKTLLLSIIGNIAPIAPLLLLFIPLSRWLTRFKGYEQFYYWLYDRTLRKSDKIEKYGAMGLFLFTALPFPATGVYSACVAALLFFIPVRVAILSISLGVVFTSLIISLFAYPALFGL, from the coding sequence GTGGAGTGGTTTGAGGAAATAAGTGATGTATTCATTGAGTTATTTCAATTTTTACCGGGAGAAATGATCGTTATGTTTATTTCCGCTCTTCCTTTATTAGAGGTAAGAGGAGGGCTTTCGGCAGGGGCATTATTAGAATTTTCTTTTGAAAAAACATTACTGTTAAGTATCATCGGAAATATCGCTCCTATTGCTCCACTTCTATTATTGTTTATTCCGCTCAGTCGGTGGCTGACACGTTTTAAAGGTTACGAGCAATTTTATTATTGGTTATATGATCGAACGTTGCGAAAAAGTGATAAAATAGAAAAATATGGAGCAATGGGTTTATTCCTATTCACGGCTCTTCCTTTTCCTGCTACAGGTGTATACAGTGCTTGTGTGGCCGCGTTATTGTTTTTTATCCCTGTTCGTGTTGCCATTTTATCTATAAGTCTAGGAGTTGTTTTTACATCATTAATTATTAGTCTATTTGCCTATCCAGCTTTATTTGGATTGTAA
- a CDS encoding GNAT family N-acetyltransferase, producing MTIREIRIADAKKFLELRKNLDTESKFMMLEPDERKTTIEEEEKYIEDVIKNKLSLILVSEINNQLVGYLSANREKFTRMRHSAYIVTGIVKNYTGQGIGTKLFVELENWCKSNDIHRLELTVMCHNLAAVALYKKMGFEIEGTKKHSLCIERQYVDEYYMAKLL from the coding sequence ATGACAATAAGAGAAATTAGAATAGCTGATGCAAAGAAATTTTTAGAATTACGCAAAAACTTGGATACTGAATCCAAGTTTATGATGTTGGAACCTGATGAAAGAAAAACAACAATAGAAGAAGAGGAAAAGTACATTGAAGATGTCATAAAAAATAAACTTTCCTTAATTTTAGTTTCTGAAATAAATAACCAATTAGTAGGGTATTTATCTGCGAATAGGGAGAAATTCACGCGAATGCGCCATAGTGCATACATAGTGACGGGGATTGTTAAGAACTACACTGGTCAAGGGATTGGAACCAAATTATTTGTTGAACTTGAAAACTGGTGCAAGTCAAACGATATTCATAGGCTCGAACTGACAGTTATGTGTCACAATCTTGCTGCAGTTGCACTCTATAAAAAAATGGGGTTTGAAATTGAAGGGACAAAAAAACATTCTTTGTGCATTGAACGACAATATGTTGATGAATATTATATGGCTAAACTTTTATAA
- a CDS encoding PAS domain S-box protein, whose product MNLFLHTYHIPLVSIAIFIAILASFTFFILADKAKIIAGIQKKLFQLASAASLIIGIWAMHTIALSTVYGANSFYEHPIFYLSNVSLTIGLVYVALLIIQKKNSVVRLIFSSLFLSLANYICFRINDIVTLQTTEWISFLFCFILTFIAFYTYIHVSRQTYLTQSICAVLLGISIISVHFIHIGQYTFLTLHEGLNQFTFGTTLGIATIIILGLTLLFVFINDKLIENAAHYQSLFEHNSDIVLLLGLDGTIISGNRRVKEILGYSPSEYSNQPFYKIVHEIDMPLVLDAFHKSKLGEYVEYEIQLQRKDKQFIYLQVKNIPMIIGNEIKGVYSISKDITNRKKDELMLKQSEAHHRLLVENSQDTIAITDGVSWLYVNPAGIRLFQAETEDEILGRAIYDFLHANYHEQCKQRVQRILKGSIGETVEQEWHTLKGDIVETEVTGIPTLFHGEKAVQVIIRDISDRKKAEQLMVQTEKLSMAGQLAAGIAHEIRNPLTAIKGFVQLMKPLERQHERYYDIIITEMNRIELIVNELLILSKPHEPFLNEQNMNQLLYEVLTLLETQAIMLNIILESDLPKEPLHFYGDGNQLKQVFINIIKNAIEVMPNGGKISIVATEKEKYIVVDVTDEGCGIPSDEMKNIGTPFYTTKENGTGLGLATTYKIIDAHQGKITVQSEVNVGSTFTIYLPLIKPKM is encoded by the coding sequence ATGAATTTATTTTTACATACATATCATATTCCACTTGTTTCTATTGCTATTTTTATTGCTATATTAGCCTCGTTTACTTTTTTTATCCTTGCCGATAAAGCTAAAATTATAGCTGGTATACAAAAGAAACTGTTTCAGCTTGCAAGTGCTGCTTCACTAATAATCGGGATTTGGGCGATGCATACAATTGCATTAAGTACAGTTTATGGGGCGAATTCATTTTATGAGCATCCAATCTTTTATTTGTCGAATGTTAGTTTGACAATTGGACTTGTTTACGTTGCCTTACTCATTATCCAAAAAAAGAACAGCGTAGTAAGACTTATTTTTAGTAGCTTATTTCTTTCTTTAGCCAACTATATTTGCTTTCGTATAAATGATATTGTCACGTTGCAAACGACGGAATGGATTTCGTTTCTTTTCTGCTTTATCCTTACTTTTATCGCATTTTATACATATATACATGTTTCTAGACAAACATATCTCACCCAAAGCATATGTGCGGTATTACTCGGTATATCGATTATTTCTGTTCACTTTATTCATATAGGCCAATATACTTTCTTAACTCTTCATGAAGGTTTGAATCAGTTTACATTCGGAACAACACTTGGGATAGCCACCATAATTATATTAGGGTTAACGTTGTTATTTGTCTTTATTAACGACAAATTAATAGAAAACGCTGCGCATTATCAATCGTTATTTGAGCATAATTCTGATATCGTATTATTACTCGGATTAGACGGCACGATTATTTCTGGAAATAGACGTGTGAAAGAAATATTAGGGTATAGCCCTAGTGAATATTCGAACCAACCTTTTTATAAAATTGTTCATGAAATAGATATGCCCCTTGTTCTTGATGCATTCCATAAAAGCAAGCTAGGAGAATATGTTGAGTATGAAATTCAATTGCAAAGAAAAGATAAACAATTCATTTACCTCCAAGTAAAAAACATCCCTATGATAATCGGAAATGAAATTAAAGGGGTGTATTCAATTTCAAAAGACATTACAAATCGAAAAAAAGATGAGCTGATGTTAAAGCAAAGTGAAGCCCATCACCGCCTTTTAGTCGAAAACTCCCAAGATACAATTGCCATTACTGATGGAGTTAGCTGGCTATATGTCAACCCTGCTGGCATTCGTTTATTTCAAGCTGAAACGGAAGACGAAATACTTGGGCGAGCCATCTATGATTTTCTTCACGCTAACTATCATGAACAGTGTAAACAACGTGTACAACGAATCTTAAAAGGAAGCATCGGTGAAACGGTAGAACAAGAGTGGCATACATTAAAAGGGGACATCGTTGAAACAGAAGTGACCGGAATCCCGACACTATTTCATGGTGAAAAAGCCGTTCAAGTTATTATCCGAGATATTAGTGACAGAAAAAAAGCAGAACAGCTTATGGTACAAACCGAGAAACTATCAATGGCTGGACAACTAGCTGCAGGGATTGCCCATGAAATCCGAAATCCATTAACAGCGATAAAAGGATTTGTTCAGCTTATGAAACCGCTTGAAAGGCAACATGAGAGATATTATGACATTATCATAACTGAAATGAACCGGATTGAATTAATCGTAAATGAGTTACTCATTTTATCAAAACCACACGAACCATTTTTAAATGAGCAAAATATGAACCAGCTCCTTTATGAAGTTCTGACTTTGTTAGAAACACAAGCCATTATGCTAAACATTATTCTTGAAAGTGATTTGCCTAAAGAACCGCTCCACTTTTATGGCGATGGCAACCAATTGAAACAAGTCTTTATTAATATCATTAAAAATGCGATAGAAGTGATGCCAAATGGTGGAAAAATATCAATCGTAGCTACTGAAAAAGAAAAGTATATTGTTGTCGACGTTACCGATGAAGGCTGCGGAATTCCTTCAGACGAAATGAAAAACATAGGAACCCCGTTTTACACGACGAAAGAAAATGGGACTGGCTTAGGGTTAGCCACAACTTATAAGATTATTGATGCACACCAAGGGAAGATTACGGTTCAAAGTGAAGTCAATGTTGGCTCAACATTTACAATTTATCTTCCTTTAATAAAACCTAAAATGTAA
- a CDS encoding L,D-transpeptidase family protein, translating into MLEHIVKPNETLWEIAENYRMPMETLMTANQIQNPNLIYAGQVIVIPGLPNPSLIPYNIIVSLTQRTLTLLEQGSTKKVYPIAVGAILHETPVGEYVVVNRAPNPGGPFGTMWLSLSRKHYGIHGTNDPSSIGKAVSRGCIRMYNEDVEELAAVIPNGTRVIIQP; encoded by the coding sequence ATGCTTGAACATATTGTTAAGCCAAATGAAACATTGTGGGAGATCGCTGAAAACTATCGAATGCCTATGGAGACGCTCATGACAGCGAATCAAATTCAAAATCCAAATTTGATTTATGCCGGTCAAGTTATCGTAATACCAGGATTGCCGAACCCCAGTTTAATTCCGTATAACATTATTGTTTCTTTAACACAACGAACCTTAACATTACTTGAACAAGGTTCAACAAAAAAAGTGTACCCAATCGCAGTGGGAGCTATTTTACACGAAACACCGGTTGGGGAGTATGTCGTTGTGAACCGAGCTCCTAATCCTGGAGGACCATTTGGAACGATGTGGTTATCGTTATCGAGAAAACATTATGGTATCCACGGGACAAATGACCCTTCTTCCATTGGAAAAGCAGTTTCACGTGGATGTATTCGCATGTACAATGAAGATGTAGAGGAGCTAGCGGCGGTTATTCCAAATGGCACACGTGTTATCATACAGCCGTAA
- a CDS encoding aldehyde dehydrogenase, producing MSIAELVKKQRTFFHTGTTKDYQFRITQLKKLKQAILLHEQEIMQAVNEDLNKSEFESYLTEIGATLKEVSFTIKHLKQWMKPGRVKTPLLLTGSKSYIYAEPYGLALIIAPWNYPFHLTFAPLIGAISAGNCAVLKPSELTPKTSTVVTKIIQTTFPEEYITVVEGGVEESTALLKEKYDYIFYTGSTHVGKIVMEAAAKQLTPVTLELGGKSPCIVHKDANLDIAAKRIAFGKFLNAGQTCIAPDYLYIHKTKKEEFITTFIENIEEMYDERLENREFTKIVNERHFHRLESYLEGHQIRYGKERDKSILSFPPTLLDNVKWDDKIMQDEIFGPILPIIEYDQIDDIIQVINEQAKPLALYLFTESKDIEQQVLRDVSFGGGCINDTIFQLGTPYLPFGGVGDSGMGSYHGKASFDTFSHKKSVLKQTTAFDFSVRYPHKKHSLSLIKRFFK from the coding sequence GTGTCAATTGCTGAACTAGTAAAAAAACAAAGGACATTCTTTCATACAGGTACGACAAAGGATTATCAATTTCGTATCACTCAATTAAAAAAATTAAAGCAAGCCATTTTGCTTCATGAACAGGAAATAATGCAAGCGGTGAACGAAGATTTAAATAAATCTGAATTCGAAAGCTATTTAACTGAGATTGGTGCCACGTTAAAAGAAGTCAGCTTTACGATAAAGCATTTAAAACAATGGATGAAACCGGGTCGTGTCAAAACGCCATTATTATTGACGGGGTCAAAAAGTTATATATATGCTGAGCCTTATGGTCTTGCCCTTATCATTGCCCCATGGAATTATCCGTTTCATCTCACATTTGCTCCACTAATCGGTGCGATTTCAGCAGGAAATTGTGCGGTGTTAAAACCTTCAGAACTAACGCCGAAAACGTCCACTGTTGTTACCAAAATCATTCAAACTACCTTTCCAGAAGAGTACATTACGGTTGTGGAAGGCGGAGTAGAGGAAAGTACAGCGTTATTAAAAGAGAAATATGATTATATTTTTTATACAGGATCAACCCATGTTGGTAAAATCGTGATGGAAGCAGCAGCTAAACAGTTAACTCCAGTAACGTTAGAGTTAGGTGGAAAAAGTCCTTGTATCGTTCATAAAGATGCCAATCTCGATATTGCAGCGAAAAGAATTGCATTCGGAAAATTTTTAAATGCAGGGCAGACGTGTATTGCCCCAGATTATTTATATATTCATAAAACAAAAAAAGAAGAATTTATAACAACATTTATTGAGAATATCGAAGAAATGTACGATGAACGACTCGAAAACCGTGAGTTCACAAAAATTGTCAACGAACGTCATTTTCACAGGTTGGAATCTTATCTTGAAGGACACCAAATCCGCTACGGTAAAGAGCGTGATAAATCAATATTAAGCTTTCCTCCAACATTACTCGATAATGTCAAATGGGACGATAAAATTATGCAAGATGAGATATTTGGTCCGATTCTACCGATCATTGAATATGACCAAATAGACGATATAATCCAAGTGATAAATGAACAAGCTAAACCATTGGCTTTGTATTTATTTACCGAGTCAAAAGACATTGAACAACAAGTACTTCGGGATGTTTCTTTTGGTGGAGGTTGTATTAATGATACGATTTTTCAGTTAGGTACACCATACCTTCCGTTTGGTGGGGTAGGAGATAGTGGAATGGGAAGTTATCATGGGAAAGCAAGTTTTGATACATTCAGTCACAAGAAAAGTGTGTTAAAACAAACGACAGCATTTGATTTTTCTGTGCGCTATCCACATAAAAAACACTCTCTTTCCTTAATCAAGCGATTTTTCAAATAA
- a CDS encoding YqcI/YcgG family protein, with the protein MNIYSISELKEKPLKRWEQDALIKFEQKMTSTHSPFPCIPATQAFALHHLRFGFAIDPRDKASAREVASMLKTFTLHSRQYGSYTTLIIFYNTPVDLASTSVLEFEQQYWSQLHEICILDDSQWPTHIPTDPKDPNWEFCFQGEPYFMFCATPAHEQRQSRYFPYMMLAITPRWVLQSFNENKAYANKIKQKIRNRLEAYDEITPHSELKQYGDDDNYEWKQYFLRDDHSNPSVCPFLASLKKENRMGQNYKK; encoded by the coding sequence ATGAACATATACTCAATATCTGAACTAAAAGAAAAACCTCTTAAACGGTGGGAACAGGATGCCCTAATTAAGTTCGAACAAAAGATGACAAGCACTCATTCTCCATTCCCTTGCATCCCTGCAACACAAGCTTTCGCGTTACATCATCTTCGTTTTGGGTTCGCCATTGACCCTAGAGATAAGGCAAGTGCAAGAGAAGTGGCTAGCATGTTAAAAACATTTACCTTACATTCTAGACAATACGGGTCGTACACAACGCTTATCATCTTTTACAACACACCAGTTGATCTAGCTTCCACATCTGTTTTGGAGTTCGAACAGCAGTATTGGTCCCAATTACATGAAATTTGTATATTGGATGACTCCCAATGGCCTACTCATATTCCAACCGATCCAAAAGATCCGAATTGGGAATTTTGCTTTCAGGGTGAACCTTACTTCATGTTTTGTGCTACTCCAGCCCATGAACAACGCCAAAGCCGGTATTTTCCATATATGATGTTAGCCATTACTCCAAGATGGGTGTTGCAATCGTTTAATGAGAATAAAGCATACGCAAATAAAATAAAACAAAAAATTCGAAATCGATTAGAGGCGTATGATGAAATCACACCACATTCTGAATTAAAACAATACGGCGATGATGATAATTATGAATGGAAGCAATACTTTCTTCGCGACGACCATTCTAACCCATCTGTCTGTCCATTTTTAGCATCCTTAAAAAAAGAAAACAGAATGGGTCAAAATTATAAAAAATAA
- the speD gene encoding adenosylmethionine decarboxylase gives MLTPEQRVTLHGFNNLTKSLSFNMYDICYTKTNEERDAYIEYIDEVYNADRLTKILKHVANIIGAHVLNVAKQDYVPQGASVTLLVSEGPIVEVPTESYDESPGPLPESVVAHLDKSHITVHTYPEYHPNEGICTFRADIDVSTCGEISPLKALNYLIHSFDTDIMTMDYRVRGFTRDIDGEKLFIDHEINSIQNYIPDEVKDLYDMIDVNIYPENIFHTKCKLKNFDLDDYLFGEKKDKLHESEQKKITQKLQTEMDEIFYGKNINKRK, from the coding sequence ATGTTAACTCCAGAGCAAAGAGTAACGTTACATGGCTTTAACAATTTGACAAAGTCATTAAGCTTTAATATGTATGATATTTGTTATACGAAAACAAACGAAGAGCGTGATGCGTACATTGAGTACATTGACGAGGTGTATAATGCAGACCGATTAACAAAAATATTAAAACATGTCGCAAATATTATTGGTGCCCATGTTTTAAATGTAGCAAAGCAAGATTATGTTCCTCAAGGAGCGAGTGTTACGTTGTTAGTGTCGGAAGGTCCTATTGTCGAAGTCCCCACAGAATCATATGATGAATCTCCTGGTCCTTTACCTGAATCGGTTGTGGCCCATCTTGATAAAAGTCATATTACCGTTCATACGTATCCAGAATATCATCCGAATGAAGGAATTTGTACGTTTCGGGCCGATATTGATGTTTCGACTTGTGGAGAAATCTCACCATTAAAAGCATTAAACTATTTAATTCATTCGTTTGATACGGATATCATGACAATGGATTATCGTGTTCGCGGGTTCACGAGAGATATTGATGGAGAAAAGCTTTTCATTGACCATGAAATAAATTCCATTCAAAACTATATTCCGGATGAAGTGAAGGATTTGTATGATATGATTGATGTCAACATTTATCCTGAAAATATTTTTCATACAAAATGTAAATTAAAAAACTTTGACTTAGATGATTATTTATTTGGTGAAAAAAAGGACAAGCTCCATGAAAGTGAACAGAAAAAGATTACTCAAAAACTACAAACGGAAATGGATGAAATCTTTTACGGAAAAAACATCAATAAACGGAAATAA
- a CDS encoding DUF2339 domain-containing protein, which yields MEEKQNLKNLENRIAQLEYEAKELKVIIAQLQEKERNLNEQPMEKETPLQKKENENKEIVDNVSRSQHQPSHKQIKTDTIDWEKQIGQVWLPRVFIFVLLVGILWAFKAASDFGLINEPVKVMFGYIAACFLLYVGFKQIQHKRKALGQVLLGGSFVLFMMTTFAMHVLYGMVPIYIAFSLNIIWLVGGLYLAHMIQAESLAVISAIGGYLIPFLVVSASPNVVTFVSFETILYLSFLLFALMKRYTVLYQVSFWFLHLTLFVTSLLMFSSNLEVYAVVIFIQHLFILTVYLVSSIFVKQQISFLFISFGFALMWAKIAFNTSVYEWILLCLSVGYVVLSLYAWFRKQEKRAALLVLATFSFLFFLLQYFTLEHILGLLIIQGLVSLYFGIISKSVLQQIGGWFVYSFASITTFFTLFDRLLSIEFLNWLCLLGSLYVLLYYLFKLPWVREKNRYSLSQVITVISLVVLVVFITNIVDVVMTPYPIHYYYMAVSFAWGLCSLASIILGSKLKNKSIRVFGLSLLFITVAKLIFIDLYILSIFVRAVLFIGLGLIGIVVSRLYYKGSK from the coding sequence ATGGAAGAAAAACAAAATTTAAAAAATCTAGAAAACCGGATTGCTCAATTGGAATATGAAGCAAAAGAGCTTAAGGTGATAATCGCTCAATTGCAAGAAAAAGAAAGAAATCTGAACGAGCAACCAATGGAAAAGGAAACACCACTCCAGAAAAAAGAAAATGAGAATAAGGAAATAGTCGATAATGTTAGTCGCTCTCAACATCAACCATCACATAAACAAATCAAAACAGACACAATAGATTGGGAAAAACAAATAGGGCAAGTATGGCTTCCGAGGGTTTTTATTTTTGTCTTGTTAGTTGGTATATTATGGGCGTTCAAAGCAGCTTCAGACTTTGGGCTTATAAATGAGCCGGTAAAAGTGATGTTCGGATATATTGCAGCATGTTTCCTTCTTTATGTTGGATTTAAACAAATCCAACATAAACGAAAAGCGTTAGGACAAGTTTTACTTGGTGGTTCGTTTGTCCTTTTCATGATGACAACGTTCGCCATGCATGTGTTGTACGGAATGGTCCCTATTTATATCGCTTTTAGCTTAAACATCATTTGGCTAGTTGGAGGTTTATATCTCGCCCACATGATTCAAGCTGAATCATTAGCTGTAATTTCAGCCATTGGGGGCTATTTAATCCCGTTTTTAGTCGTAAGTGCAAGTCCAAATGTCGTGACCTTTGTCAGTTTTGAGACGATACTATATTTATCATTTTTATTATTTGCCTTAATGAAAAGATATACAGTTTTATACCAAGTGTCTTTTTGGTTTCTTCATTTGACGTTATTCGTTACTTCCTTGCTTATGTTTAGTTCTAATTTAGAGGTGTATGCGGTCGTTATTTTCATTCAACATCTTTTTATCCTAACGGTTTATCTTGTGAGTTCCATATTTGTGAAACAACAAATATCATTTCTTTTTATTAGTTTTGGGTTTGCGCTTATGTGGGCTAAGATTGCTTTTAACACTAGTGTTTATGAGTGGATTCTATTATGTTTATCTGTTGGATATGTGGTGTTGTCTTTGTATGCATGGTTTAGAAAACAAGAGAAACGAGCGGCATTATTAGTCTTAGCTACATTTTCGTTTCTTTTTTTCCTTCTGCAATATTTTACACTTGAACATATTCTCGGTTTGTTAATTATTCAAGGGCTTGTTTCCCTTTATTTTGGGATTATTTCAAAATCAGTGTTACAACAAATCGGCGGGTGGTTTGTCTATTCATTTGCCTCCATCACGACGTTTTTTACTTTATTTGACCGTTTGTTGTCGATTGAGTTTTTAAATTGGCTTTGTTTATTAGGTTCACTCTATGTTCTGTTGTATTATCTGTTCAAACTTCCTTGGGTACGAGAAAAAAATCGATATTCACTTTCACAGGTCATCACTGTCATTTCTCTTGTTGTCCTAGTTGTGTTTATAACGAATATTGTTGATGTTGTTATGACGCCTTATCCTATTCATTATTATTATATGGCGGTAAGTTTTGCTTGGGGATTATGTTCTCTTGCCTCAATTATACTAGGTTCAAAATTGAAAAATAAAAGTATTAGAGTGTTTGGGTTATCATTATTATTTATAACCGTTGCGAAATTAATATTTATTGATTTGTATATTTTATCGATTTTCGTTCGAGCTGTTCTCTTTATTGGATTAGGCTTAATCGGTATTGTTGTTTCCCGCCTCTATTACAAAGGGAGTAAATAG